The proteins below come from a single Acidovorax sp. NCPPB 4044 genomic window:
- a CDS encoding NADP-dependent malic enzyme, whose translation MAQNLSAAEAALREAALEYHRNPSRGKISVTPTKPLSNQRDLSLAYSPGVAYPCLDIQADPSLAAEYTSRGNLVGVITNGTAVLGLGDIGPLAGKPVMEGKGCLFKKFAGVDVFDIELAERDPDKLVEIIASLEPTLGGINLEDIKAPECFYIERELSKRMNIPVFHDDQHGTAIISSAALLNGLELVGKEIGAVKVAVSGAGAAAIACLDVMVGLGVARENIYVVDSKGVIYEGRGPLDESKARYAQKTEARTLADVVNGADVFLGCSAPGVLTAEMVKTMADKPIILALANPEPEIRPELAKAVRPDCIIATGRSDYPNQVNNVLCFPYIFRGALDCGATKITEAMKLACVREIADLAKAEMSDEVAAAYAGKELSFGPDYLIPTPFDVRLILRIAPAVARAAEESGVATRPIQDYAAYRESLTRFVYQTSMFMRPVFAAAKADLQRVAYAEGEDERVLRAAQVALDDGLARPILIGRPAVIEARIQKAGLRLQPGRDVEIVNPEDDPRFRQYWEAYHRLMGRDGITPEAAKAAVRRSNTLIGALMVHLGDADALLCGLVGRFDHHLEHVRTVIGLKDGAAGLATVNALTLEQHTLFIADTYIHEDPSAEQLAHIAQMAAEEVQRFGLPPKVAFLSHSNYGSSTRPSARKMRAARNLFAQAAPHIESDGELHGDSALSEKIRQNALEDSTLTGSANVLICPNLDAANILFNVLKTTGSHGTTIGPILLGAAASAHVLTPSSTVRRVVNMTALAAANAVAHKAAR comes from the coding sequence ATGGCCCAAAACCTGTCCGCCGCGGAAGCGGCCCTGCGCGAAGCAGCCCTCGAATACCACCGCAACCCCAGCCGCGGCAAGATCTCCGTCACGCCGACCAAGCCCCTGTCGAACCAGCGCGACCTCTCGCTGGCCTATTCGCCGGGCGTCGCCTACCCCTGCCTCGACATCCAGGCCGACCCGTCGCTGGCCGCCGAATACACCTCGCGCGGCAACCTCGTGGGCGTGATCACCAACGGCACCGCCGTGCTGGGCCTGGGCGACATCGGTCCGCTGGCGGGCAAGCCCGTGATGGAAGGCAAGGGCTGCCTCTTCAAGAAATTCGCGGGCGTGGACGTGTTCGACATCGAACTCGCCGAGCGCGACCCGGACAAGCTCGTCGAGATCATCGCCAGCCTGGAGCCCACGCTGGGTGGCATCAACCTCGAAGACATCAAGGCGCCCGAGTGCTTCTACATCGAGCGCGAACTCTCCAAGCGCATGAACATCCCGGTGTTCCATGACGACCAGCACGGCACGGCCATCATCTCCAGCGCCGCGCTGCTGAACGGACTGGAACTGGTGGGCAAGGAGATCGGCGCCGTGAAGGTGGCCGTCTCCGGCGCCGGTGCTGCCGCCATCGCCTGCTTGGACGTCATGGTCGGCCTGGGCGTGGCCCGCGAGAACATCTACGTGGTGGATTCCAAGGGCGTGATCTACGAGGGCCGCGGCCCGCTGGACGAATCCAAGGCACGCTACGCGCAGAAGACCGAAGCCCGCACGCTGGCCGACGTGGTGAACGGCGCCGACGTGTTCCTGGGCTGCTCGGCCCCGGGCGTGCTCACGGCCGAGATGGTCAAGACGATGGCCGACAAGCCCATCATCCTGGCGCTGGCCAACCCCGAGCCCGAGATCCGCCCCGAGCTGGCCAAGGCCGTGCGCCCGGACTGCATCATCGCCACGGGCCGTTCGGACTACCCGAACCAGGTCAACAACGTGCTGTGCTTCCCCTACATCTTCCGCGGCGCGCTCGATTGCGGCGCCACGAAGATCACCGAAGCCATGAAGCTCGCCTGCGTGCGTGAGATCGCCGACCTCGCCAAGGCCGAGATGAGCGACGAGGTGGCCGCCGCCTATGCCGGCAAGGAACTCTCCTTCGGCCCGGACTACCTGATCCCCACGCCGTTCGACGTGCGCCTGATCCTGCGCATCGCGCCGGCCGTGGCCCGGGCGGCCGAGGAATCGGGCGTGGCCACGCGCCCCATCCAGGACTACGCAGCCTACCGCGAGAGCCTCACGCGCTTCGTCTACCAGACCAGCATGTTCATGCGCCCCGTGTTCGCAGCGGCCAAGGCCGACCTGCAGCGCGTGGCCTATGCCGAAGGCGAGGACGAGCGCGTGCTGCGCGCCGCCCAGGTGGCGCTCGACGACGGCCTGGCCAGGCCCATCCTGATCGGCCGCCCCGCGGTGATCGAGGCGCGCATCCAGAAAGCCGGCCTGCGCCTGCAGCCCGGCCGCGACGTGGAGATCGTGAACCCCGAAGACGATCCCCGCTTCCGCCAGTACTGGGAGGCCTACCACCGACTCATGGGCCGCGACGGCATCACGCCCGAGGCCGCCAAGGCCGCGGTGCGCCGCTCCAACACGCTCATCGGCGCGCTGATGGTGCACCTGGGCGATGCCGATGCGCTCCTGTGCGGCCTGGTGGGCCGCTTCGACCACCACCTGGAGCACGTGCGCACGGTGATCGGCCTGAAGGACGGCGCCGCGGGCCTCGCCACGGTGAACGCGCTCACGCTCGAGCAGCACACGCTGTTCATCGCCGACACCTACATCCACGAAGACCCGAGCGCCGAACAGCTCGCGCACATTGCGCAGATGGCGGCCGAGGAAGTGCAGCGCTTCGGCCTGCCGCCGAAGGTGGCCTTCCTCTCGCATTCCAACTACGGCTCGTCCACGCGCCCTTCGGCCCGCAAGATGCGGGCCGCACGCAACCTGTTCGCCCAGGCCGCGCCGCACATCGAGAGCGACGGCGAACTACATGGCGACTCGGCCCTCTCCGAGAAGATCCGCCAGAACGCCCTGGAAGACAGCACGCTGACCGGCTCGGCCAACGTGCTCATCTGCCCCAACCTCGACGCCGCGAACATCCTGTTCAACGTGCTCAAGACCACGGGCAGCCACGGCACCACCATCGGCCCGATCCTGCTCGGCGCGGCGGCATCGGCGCACGTGCTGACGCCCTCGTCCACCGTGCGCCGCGTGGTCAACATGACGGCCCTGGCCGCCGCCAACGCGGTGGCCCACAAGGCAGCGCGCTGA
- a CDS encoding GntR family transcriptional regulator encodes MPRAAPTTPPPSPAPRPARRAGAGRPAAPAKVQEAPAPGPSPREAAQVSIEGIARDLATAIVEKRLPPGTWLREEALGRIYSVSRTKVRAALVMLAKDRLIETIPDKGSFVSRPSVQEAREVFAVRRILESEVVRLFVARAGKAEYQLLEQHIRFERTTLTAATGRVQEKLLGDFHVALAEATGNQTLAQLIGELVARSSLIAMLYHSSNDPHCSSGEHAGFLRICRKGDAEAAVACMVDHLSRIEASLELDAERADRQLDLVKALLA; translated from the coding sequence ATGCCCCGCGCCGCTCCCACCACCCCACCCCCGTCCCCCGCCCCCAGACCTGCGCGGCGGGCAGGCGCCGGCCGGCCGGCCGCACCGGCCAAGGTGCAGGAGGCTCCCGCGCCCGGGCCGTCTCCGCGCGAAGCGGCGCAGGTGTCCATCGAAGGCATCGCGCGCGACCTGGCCACCGCGATCGTCGAGAAGCGGCTGCCCCCCGGCACGTGGCTGCGCGAGGAGGCGCTCGGCCGCATCTATTCGGTGAGCCGCACCAAGGTGCGCGCGGCGCTGGTGATGCTGGCCAAGGACCGGCTGATCGAGACGATCCCCGACAAGGGCTCGTTCGTCAGCCGCCCGAGCGTGCAGGAAGCGCGCGAGGTGTTCGCCGTGCGCCGAATCCTGGAGAGCGAGGTGGTGCGCCTGTTCGTGGCGCGCGCGGGCAAGGCCGAGTACCAGTTGCTGGAGCAGCACATCCGCTTCGAGCGCACCACGCTCACCGCGGCGACCGGCCGCGTACAGGAGAAGCTGCTGGGCGACTTCCATGTCGCGCTGGCCGAGGCCACCGGCAACCAGACGCTGGCCCAGCTGATCGGCGAGCTGGTGGCGCGCAGTTCGCTCATCGCCATGCTCTACCACTCGTCGAACGATCCGCACTGCTCGTCCGGCGAGCATGCCGGGTTCCTGCGCATATGCCGCAAGGGCGACGCCGAGGCCGCGGTCGCGTGCATGGTGGACCACCTCTCGCGCATCGAGGCCAGCCTGGAGCTGGACGCCGAGCGGGCCGACCGGCAGCTCGACCTGGTCAAGGCCCTGCTGGCCTGA
- a CDS encoding aspartate/glutamate racemase family protein: protein MRIQIINPNTTWSMTEKIGACARAVARPGTEIIAVSPSMGPASIESHYDEALAVPGLLQEIAQGEARGVDGYVIACFGDPGLKAARELARGPVLGIAEAAMHLASMVGTRFSVVTTLGRTMGQAWHLAEIYGMERFCANVRACELPVLELEVPGSNARERITEECRRALAEDGCDTIVLGCAGMADLCDHIAGILGVPVIDGVAAATTLVESLVALRLSTSKHGELARPLPKAMAGALAGFTLAAVEPAPASALRRA from the coding sequence GTGCGCATCCAGATCATCAACCCCAACACCACCTGGAGCATGACCGAGAAGATCGGAGCCTGCGCGCGCGCCGTGGCGCGGCCGGGCACCGAGATCATCGCCGTGAGCCCCTCCATGGGGCCTGCCTCCATCGAAAGCCACTACGACGAGGCGCTGGCCGTGCCCGGCCTGCTGCAGGAGATCGCCCAGGGCGAGGCCCGCGGTGTGGACGGCTACGTGATCGCCTGCTTCGGCGACCCGGGCCTCAAGGCGGCGCGCGAACTCGCGCGCGGACCGGTGCTGGGCATCGCCGAGGCGGCCATGCACCTGGCCAGCATGGTGGGCACGCGCTTCTCCGTGGTCACCACGCTCGGCCGCACCATGGGCCAGGCCTGGCACCTGGCCGAGATCTACGGCATGGAGCGCTTCTGCGCCAACGTGCGGGCCTGCGAGCTGCCGGTGCTGGAACTGGAAGTGCCGGGCTCCAATGCGCGCGAGCGCATCACCGAGGAGTGCCGGCGCGCGCTGGCCGAGGACGGCTGCGACACGATCGTGCTGGGCTGCGCCGGCATGGCCGACCTGTGCGACCACATTGCGGGCATCCTGGGCGTGCCGGTGATCGACGGCGTGGCGGCGGCCACCACGCTTGTGGAGTCCCTGGTGGCGCTGCGGCTGTCCACCAGCAAGCACGGCGAACTGGCCCGCCCGCTGCCCAAGGCCATGGCCGGCGCGCTGGCAGGCTTCACCCTGGCCGCGGTGGAGCCCGCCCCGGCATCGGCGCTCCGGCGGGCCTGA
- a CDS encoding NCS1 family nucleobase:cation symporter-1 — protein MPIASSPDSVASAAATEPPRPPSSASPHSGNALIKPGYDPRLTNEDLAPLKKQTWGQYNIFAFWMSDVHSVGGYVTAGSLFALGLSSWHVLVALLVGIVIVQFFCNLVAKPSQVTGVPYPVICRASFGVLGANIPAIIRGLIAVAWYGIQTYLASSAFMILALHFFPSLDVYADVAQHGFVGLSTLGWVSFMVMWVLQALVFWHGMEAIRRFIDWAGPGVYVVMAILCGWLVWKAGWKNIDLNLGGVRFQGWDAVPVMLSAIALVVSYFSGPMLNFGDFSRYGKSFDAVKKGNFWGLPVNFVFFSLLTVVTTAATLPVFGELITDPVHTVGRIDSTTAVVLGALTFMIATIGINIVANFVSPAFDFSNVAPQHISWRTGGMIAAVGSIFITPWNLYNNPQVIHYTLDILGSFIGPLFGILIADYYFVRRQNVVVDDLYTMKPEGRYWYSKGYNPRAVLTMVPSALIPILCVIVPAWRGAASYAWFIGMGLGLVIYLALNRKG, from the coding sequence ATGCCCATTGCCAGCAGTCCCGACAGCGTTGCAAGCGCCGCGGCCACCGAGCCGCCCCGCCCGCCTTCCAGTGCATCGCCGCATTCCGGCAACGCACTCATCAAACCCGGCTACGACCCGCGCCTGACCAACGAAGACCTGGCGCCGCTGAAAAAGCAGACCTGGGGCCAATACAACATCTTCGCGTTCTGGATGTCGGACGTGCACAGCGTGGGCGGCTACGTCACCGCGGGCAGCCTGTTCGCGCTGGGCCTCTCCAGCTGGCACGTGCTGGTGGCGCTGCTGGTGGGCATCGTGATCGTGCAGTTCTTCTGCAACCTCGTGGCCAAGCCCAGCCAGGTGACGGGCGTGCCCTACCCCGTCATCTGCCGCGCATCCTTCGGCGTGCTGGGCGCGAACATTCCGGCCATCATCCGCGGCCTGATCGCCGTGGCGTGGTACGGCATCCAGACCTACCTGGCCTCCAGCGCCTTCATGATCCTGGCGCTGCATTTCTTCCCCTCGCTCGATGTGTATGCCGACGTGGCGCAGCACGGGTTCGTGGGGCTGTCCACGCTGGGCTGGGTGTCGTTCATGGTGATGTGGGTGCTGCAGGCGCTCGTGTTCTGGCACGGCATGGAGGCGATCCGCCGCTTCATCGACTGGGCGGGCCCCGGCGTCTACGTGGTGATGGCCATCCTGTGCGGCTGGCTGGTCTGGAAGGCCGGCTGGAAGAACATCGACCTGAACCTGGGCGGCGTGCGCTTCCAGGGCTGGGACGCGGTGCCGGTCATGCTCTCGGCCATCGCGCTGGTGGTGAGCTACTTCAGCGGGCCGATGCTGAACTTCGGCGATTTCTCGCGCTACGGCAAGAGCTTCGATGCCGTGAAGAAGGGCAACTTCTGGGGCCTGCCGGTCAACTTCGTGTTCTTCTCGCTGCTCACGGTGGTCACCACCGCCGCCACGCTGCCCGTGTTCGGCGAACTCATCACCGACCCGGTGCACACCGTGGGCCGCATCGACTCGACCACCGCCGTGGTGCTGGGCGCGCTCACCTTCATGATCGCGACCATCGGCATCAACATCGTGGCCAATTTCGTGTCGCCGGCGTTCGACTTCTCCAACGTGGCGCCGCAGCACATCAGCTGGCGCACGGGCGGAATGATCGCCGCCGTGGGCTCGATCTTCATCACGCCCTGGAACCTCTACAACAACCCGCAGGTGATCCACTACACGCTGGACATCCTGGGCTCCTTCATCGGGCCGCTGTTCGGCATCCTGATCGCCGACTACTACTTCGTGCGGCGCCAGAACGTGGTGGTCGATGACCTCTACACCATGAAGCCCGAGGGCCGCTACTGGTACAGCAAGGGCTACAACCCCCGCGCCGTGCTCACCATGGTTCCGTCGGCGCTGATCCCCATCCTCTGCGTGATCGTGCCGGCCTGGCGCGGCGCCGCCAGCTATGCCTGGTTCATCGGCATGGGCCTGGGGCTGGTCATCTACCTGGCATTGAACCGAAAGGGCTGA
- a CDS encoding GntR family transcriptional regulator: MGTSQSQIAQQVVESILAQKLAPGERLGEQELADLFGVSRTTVREALMQLQARGFIEVRPRRGWYVVEPSVDDARDAFSARRIIESGILAGAGRPLQHTVVPRLRAHIAEERQAIEGADAATRAFLLADFHVCLAETLGHRTLSDILRDLTARTTLAASLYQSRHEASASCAEHAAIVEALEAGDTALARERMLAHIGHVEDALDPGQPRAHDRLRDSLAPLAAARPAAG, from the coding sequence ATGGGCACCAGCCAGAGCCAGATCGCGCAGCAGGTCGTCGAGTCCATCCTGGCGCAGAAGCTCGCACCCGGCGAACGGCTGGGCGAGCAGGAACTGGCCGATCTCTTCGGCGTGAGCCGCACCACGGTGCGCGAGGCGCTGATGCAACTGCAGGCGCGCGGCTTCATCGAAGTGCGGCCGCGGCGCGGCTGGTACGTGGTGGAACCGTCGGTGGACGACGCGCGCGATGCCTTCTCTGCCCGCCGCATCATCGAATCGGGCATCCTGGCCGGGGCGGGCCGGCCGCTGCAGCACACCGTGGTGCCCCGCCTGCGGGCGCACATCGCCGAAGAACGGCAGGCCATCGAAGGCGCGGACGCCGCCACCCGCGCATTCCTGCTGGCCGACTTCCACGTCTGCCTGGCCGAAACCCTGGGCCACCGCACCCTGAGCGACATCCTGCGCGACCTGACGGCGCGCACCACGCTGGCCGCATCGCTCTACCAGTCGCGGCACGAGGCCAGCGCTTCCTGCGCGGAGCATGCCGCCATCGTGGAAGCCCTGGAGGCCGGCGACACCGCCCTGGCGCGCGAACGCATGCTGGCGCACATCGGGCACGTCGAGGACGCGCTGGACCCCGGGCAGCCGCGGGCCCACGACCGGCTGCGCGACTCGCTGGCGCCCCTGGCCGCAGCCAGGCCGGCAGCCGGCTGA
- a CDS encoding methyl-accepting chemotaxis protein has product MLQTLRSKILFISTATVVCALAVTGAATYTITRASTFQTIEQDLDAVAAGNTMAIDQWVAAKASAVNATAAVIEHGDPQGFVAHMGKANGFPITTVGWEDKTFFSTTKTAPGYDPTARPWYKTGVQAGKLAVTKPYGDSTTGVPYVAFVAPLLRGGKLEGVLSGAVPLDGVREVVAAIRPTPSSLGFVVNSDGQVLAHADAKLALKPATDISPLLTPATLASLATASRPLEVEMGGVPKLLRGRPVQGTDWTLIVALDKGEATAGLRSVLQTLAVAIVLLALAAAGVSALLTATSFRRLSQVRDAMDRIGSGGGDLTQRLPVSGRDEVAQIGSSFNAFVEQIATVLKDVRHGVESMKTATDEIRAGNQDLSNRTEGSASALQETSASLSQLTVTVKQSADAAAQATRLANSASASALKGGEVVAGAVSTMDDISKASSKIGEIIGVIDSIAFQTNILALNAAVEAARAGEQGRGFAVVAGEVRSLAQRSAEAAKEIKTLIDASGASVVTGTQRVRAAGETMGEIVDGIQRVTQIIGEINGSMAEQSAGIGQINQAVAEMDRATQQNAALVEESTAASGVLNDQAHNLSRTVAGFTLDGDGAQQGPAHLALPR; this is encoded by the coding sequence ATGCTCCAGACATTGCGTTCCAAGATCCTGTTCATCAGCACCGCCACCGTGGTCTGCGCGCTGGCGGTCACAGGAGCCGCCACCTACACCATCACCCGAGCCAGCACCTTCCAGACCATCGAGCAGGATCTGGATGCCGTCGCGGCCGGCAACACGATGGCGATCGACCAGTGGGTGGCCGCCAAGGCGTCCGCAGTGAACGCCACGGCCGCGGTGATCGAGCACGGCGATCCGCAGGGTTTCGTCGCGCACATGGGCAAGGCCAACGGCTTCCCGATCACCACGGTGGGCTGGGAGGACAAGACCTTCTTCTCCACCACCAAGACCGCGCCGGGCTACGACCCCACGGCGCGGCCCTGGTACAAGACCGGCGTGCAGGCCGGCAAGCTGGCCGTCACCAAGCCGTATGGCGACTCCACCACGGGCGTGCCCTACGTAGCCTTCGTCGCCCCGCTGCTGCGCGGCGGCAAGCTCGAAGGCGTGCTGAGCGGCGCCGTGCCGCTCGATGGTGTGCGCGAAGTGGTCGCGGCCATCCGGCCCACGCCGAGCAGCCTGGGCTTCGTGGTCAACAGCGACGGCCAGGTACTGGCCCATGCCGATGCCAAGCTGGCCCTCAAGCCCGCCACCGATATTTCTCCCCTGCTGACCCCTGCCACCCTCGCTTCGCTGGCCACGGCGAGCCGCCCGCTCGAAGTCGAGATGGGCGGCGTCCCGAAGCTGCTGCGGGGGCGCCCCGTGCAGGGCACCGACTGGACCCTGATCGTGGCGCTCGACAAGGGCGAAGCCACGGCGGGCCTGCGCAGCGTGCTGCAGACCCTGGCCGTCGCCATCGTGCTGCTCGCCCTGGCCGCGGCAGGTGTCTCGGCCCTGCTGACGGCTACTTCGTTCCGCCGCCTCTCGCAGGTGCGCGACGCCATGGACCGCATCGGTTCGGGCGGCGGCGACCTCACCCAGCGGTTGCCCGTGTCGGGCCGTGACGAGGTCGCGCAGATCGGCTCCTCGTTCAACGCTTTCGTGGAGCAGATCGCCACGGTGCTCAAGGACGTGCGCCACGGCGTCGAGTCGATGAAGACCGCCACCGACGAGATCCGAGCCGGCAACCAGGATCTCTCCAACCGCACCGAGGGTTCGGCCAGCGCCTTGCAGGAAACCTCCGCCTCGCTGTCGCAGCTCACGGTCACCGTGAAGCAGTCGGCCGATGCAGCGGCCCAGGCCACGCGCCTCGCCAACTCGGCCAGTGCCTCGGCGCTCAAGGGCGGCGAAGTGGTGGCCGGCGCGGTGAGCACCATGGACGACATCTCCAAGGCCTCGTCGAAGATCGGCGAGATCATCGGCGTGATCGACTCCATCGCCTTCCAGACCAACATCCTGGCGCTGAACGCCGCGGTGGAAGCGGCCCGTGCGGGCGAGCAGGGCCGCGGCTTCGCCGTGGTGGCCGGCGAGGTGCGCAGCCTTGCGCAGCGCAGCGCCGAAGCCGCCAAGGAGATCAAGACGCTCATCGACGCCTCGGGCGCCAGTGTGGTCACGGGCACGCAGCGCGTGCGCGCCGCGGGCGAAACCATGGGCGAGATCGTGGACGGCATCCAGCGCGTGACGCAGATCATCGGCGAGATCAACGGCTCCATGGCCGAGCAGAGCGCCGGCATCGGCCAGATCAACCAGGCCGTGGCGGAGATGGACCGTGCCACGCAGCAGAACGCCGCGCTGGTGGAAGAATCCACCGCCGCATCCGGCGTGCTCAACGACCAGGCGCACAACCTCTCGCGCACCGTGGCGGGCTTCACGCTCGACGGCGACGGCGCGCAGCAGGGCCCGGCGCACCTGGCGCTGCCGCGCTGA
- a CDS encoding C4-dicarboxylate transporter DctA produces MQRFFRSLFGRVVLALIAGVIVGLVWPQWAVQLKPLGDGFIKLIKMLIPLVVFCVVVHGIAGTGDLKRVGRVGIKSLIYFEVVTTIALGLGLVLAFVFEPGVGMNVDPRALDASAMSAYADNASKLSGGGFSDFLLKLIPTTAVSAFSSGDVLQVLLFSIIFGCALALVGERGARVVGLIEDFSAVLFKAMGLIIQLAPLGVLGAIAFTVGKYGIGSLKQLGMLVGLFYLAVFLFVAVVLGLIMRFSGFSLFKLLRYLREELAVVFATTSSDSVLPQVMAKLKHMGVRDSTVGLVIPTGYSFNLDAFSIYITLAAVFIAQATNTPITMTDLLTILAISLVTSKGAHGVPGSAIVVLAATLHAIPAIPAIGLVLVLSVDWFMGIARALGNLIGNCVATVAIAAWEGDIDRDRAHAVLDQREVPPSA; encoded by the coding sequence ATGCAACGCTTCTTCCGCTCCCTCTTCGGCCGCGTCGTGCTGGCCCTCATTGCAGGCGTCATCGTGGGGCTCGTGTGGCCCCAGTGGGCCGTGCAGCTCAAGCCGCTCGGCGACGGCTTCATCAAGCTCATCAAGATGCTGATCCCGCTGGTGGTGTTCTGCGTGGTGGTGCACGGCATCGCCGGCACGGGCGACCTGAAGCGGGTGGGCCGCGTCGGGATCAAGTCGCTCATCTACTTCGAGGTGGTCACCACCATCGCGCTGGGGCTGGGACTGGTGCTCGCCTTCGTGTTCGAGCCCGGTGTGGGCATGAACGTGGACCCGCGGGCGCTCGATGCGTCCGCCATGAGCGCCTATGCCGACAACGCCAGCAAGCTCTCGGGCGGCGGCTTCAGCGATTTCCTGCTCAAGCTCATTCCCACCACCGCGGTCAGCGCGTTCTCCTCGGGCGACGTGCTGCAGGTGCTGCTGTTCTCGATCATCTTCGGCTGCGCGCTGGCGCTGGTGGGCGAGCGCGGGGCGCGCGTCGTGGGCCTGATCGAGGACTTCTCCGCCGTGCTGTTCAAGGCGATGGGCCTCATCATCCAGCTGGCGCCGCTGGGTGTGCTCGGCGCCATCGCGTTCACTGTCGGCAAGTACGGCATCGGCTCGCTCAAGCAACTGGGCATGCTGGTGGGCCTCTTCTACCTCGCCGTGTTCCTGTTCGTCGCCGTCGTTCTGGGGCTCATCATGCGGTTCTCGGGCTTCAGCCTCTTCAAGCTGCTGCGCTACCTGCGCGAGGAACTGGCGGTGGTCTTCGCCACCACGTCGTCGGACAGCGTGCTGCCACAGGTCATGGCCAAGCTCAAGCACATGGGCGTGCGCGACTCGACCGTAGGGCTGGTCATCCCCACGGGCTATTCGTTCAACCTGGACGCGTTCTCCATCTACATCACGCTCGCGGCCGTGTTCATCGCCCAGGCGACCAACACGCCCATCACCATGACCGACCTGCTGACGATCCTGGCCATCTCGCTGGTGACATCCAAGGGAGCGCACGGGGTGCCCGGCTCGGCCATCGTGGTGCTGGCCGCTACGCTGCATGCCATTCCGGCCATCCCGGCCATCGGCCTGGTGCTCGTGCTCTCGGTGGACTGGTTCATGGGCATCGCCCGGGCGCTGGGCAACCTCATCGGCAACTGCGTGGCCACCGTGGCCATCGCAGCCTGGGAGGGCGACATCGACCGCGACCGCGCCCATGCCGTGCTTGACCAGCGCGAAGTGCCGCCCAGTGCCTGA
- a CDS encoding M20 family metallopeptidase produces the protein MSTYAHIDAWIDQHFDEEVQFLQSLVRVPTDTPPGNNAPHAERTAELLQDFGYTAEKHPVPEAEVRAYGMESVTNLIVRRPYGSGGPTIALNAHGDVVPPGEGWTHDPYGADIEGGRMYGRATAVSKSDFASFTFAVRALEAVARPARGAVELHFTYDEEFGGELGPGWLLREGLTKPDLLIAAGFSYEVVTAHNGCLQMEVTVHGKMAHAAVPHTGVDALQGAVHVLNALYAQNLLYQGITSQVPGIRHPYLNVGRIEGGTNTNVVPGKVTFKLDRRMIPEENPAEVEATIRRVIDEAAAGCEGIRVEVRRLLLANAMTPLEGNRPLVEALQRHAEAVIGERPPALGTPLYTDVRLYVERGIPGVIYGAGPRTVLESHAKRADERVELEDLRRATKVIARALHDLLAA, from the coding sequence ATGAGCACCTACGCCCACATCGACGCCTGGATCGACCAGCATTTCGACGAGGAAGTGCAGTTCCTGCAGTCCCTCGTGCGCGTGCCGACCGACACGCCCCCGGGCAACAACGCCCCCCACGCCGAGCGCACCGCGGAACTGCTGCAGGACTTCGGCTACACCGCAGAAAAGCACCCTGTGCCCGAGGCAGAGGTCCGCGCCTACGGCATGGAGTCGGTCACCAACCTCATCGTGCGCCGCCCCTATGGATCCGGCGGCCCCACCATCGCGCTCAACGCCCATGGCGACGTGGTGCCCCCGGGCGAAGGCTGGACGCACGATCCCTACGGGGCCGACATCGAAGGCGGCCGCATGTACGGGCGCGCCACGGCCGTGAGCAAGAGCGATTTCGCCTCGTTCACCTTCGCGGTGCGCGCGCTGGAGGCCGTGGCCCGCCCCGCGCGCGGCGCGGTGGAACTGCACTTCACGTACGACGAGGAATTCGGCGGCGAACTCGGCCCCGGCTGGCTGCTGCGCGAGGGCCTCACCAAGCCCGACCTGCTGATCGCCGCAGGCTTCAGCTACGAAGTGGTCACCGCACACAACGGCTGCCTGCAGATGGAGGTGACCGTGCACGGCAAGATGGCCCACGCCGCGGTGCCGCACACGGGCGTGGACGCGCTGCAGGGCGCCGTGCACGTGCTGAACGCGCTCTATGCGCAGAACCTCCTCTACCAGGGCATCACCTCCCAGGTGCCCGGCATTCGCCATCCCTACCTGAACGTGGGGCGCATCGAAGGCGGCACCAACACCAATGTCGTGCCCGGCAAGGTCACCTTCAAGCTGGACCGCCGCATGATCCCCGAGGAGAACCCCGCCGAGGTGGAGGCCACCATCCGCCGCGTGATCGACGAGGCGGCCGCGGGCTGCGAGGGTATCCGCGTGGAAGTGCGCCGCCTGCTGCTGGCCAACGCGATGACCCCGCTCGAGGGCAACCGCCCGCTGGTGGAGGCCCTGCAGCGCCACGCCGAGGCCGTAATCGGCGAACGCCCGCCGGCCCTGGGCACGCCTCTCTACACCGATGTGCGCCTGTACGTGGAGCGCGGCATTCCCGGCGTGATCTACGGCGCGGGGCCGCGCACCGTGCTCGAATCGCACGCCAAGCGCGCCGACGAGCGGGTGGAACTCGAAGACCTGCGGCGTGCCACCAAGGTGATCGCCCGCGCGCTGCACGACCTGCTCGCCGCGTAG